In Astyanax mexicanus isolate ESR-SI-001 chromosome 5, AstMex3_surface, whole genome shotgun sequence, a single window of DNA contains:
- the LOC103026928 gene encoding uncharacterized protein LOC103026928 isoform X3, with translation MTIVFNRSAVWCFVLASVLRSSLFHLPEDSFLKLMLGARTVGGFLCERLAVRRCALVHMPQHEEHEDPAVKLLVLPLHGLQEEWHPHLAPEEDFQPYDPGYITSKSGPRWTDLSLEGVKDKIRANLPSPNAPLNYTFLGDPSHPGLFSRIVRGVEQQWRVWENEEHIAFLTPFPNTPGLTVLIPRKPLTSDILRLEEGDYKDLVLATREVARLLEQGLSAWGVGLIFEGYEIDYAHAKLIPLVQPPGNLTHNQSCPVPEFYDKYPGFVTSASGPPASAESLRNIHAKITQVS, from the exons ATGACAATCGTGTTTAACAGATCAGCAGTGTGGTGTTTTGTACTGGCCAGTGTTCTGCGGAG CAGCCTCTTCCATCTGCCTGAAGACTCTTTCCTGAAGCTGATGTTGGGAGCGAGGACAGTGGGAGGCTTCCTGTGTGAGCGCCTCGCAGTGCGGCGCTGTGCCCTCGTCCACATGCCTCAGCACGAGGAG CATGAAGATCCCGCTGTAAAGCTGCTGGTGCTACCTCTCCATGGCCTGCAGGAGGAGTGGCATCCTCATCTTGCTCCTGAGGAGGACTTCCAGCCATATGATCCTGGATACATTACATCGAAGAGTGGCCCACGATGGACAGACCTCAGTTTAGAAGGTGTTAAAGACAAGATCCGGGCAAACCTACCTTCTCCAAACGCCCCTCTCAACTACACTTTCCTTGGAGACCCATCTCACCCGGGGTTGTTTTCACGAATTGTCCGAGGTGTGGAGCAACAGTGGCGGGTTTGGGAGAATGAGGAGCACATTGCATTTCTCACACCGTTTCCCAACACACCAGGTCTTACTGTACTCATTCCCCGCAAACCCCTGACCAGTGACATCCTCCGGCTGGAGGAGGGGGATTATAAGGATCTGGTGCTGGCGACTCGAGAGGTGGCCCGGCTGTTGGAGCAGGGGTTGAGTGCATGGGGGGTGGGGCTTATATTTGAGGGATATGAGATTGACTATGCTCATGCTAAACTGATCCCTTTGgtgcaaccacctggcaacctaACCCACAATCAATCATGCCCAGTTCCTGAGTTTTATGACAAATACCCTGGGTTTGTGACATCAGCCAGTGGACCTCCAGCCAGTGCTGAAAGCTTGAGGAATATCCATGCCAAAATTACCCAGGTGTCCTAG
- the LOC103026928 gene encoding uncharacterized protein LOC103026928 isoform X1 → MTIVFNRSAVWCFVLASVLRRTLTTMSCSERLVIWKAGDLEAYLHPSPWTPGATVVTYNDNNSLTNPSSLFHLPEDSFLKLMLGARTVGGFLCERLAVRRCALVHMPQHEEHEDPAVKLLVLPLHGLQEEWHPHLAPEEDFQPYDPGYITSKSGPRWTDLSLEGVKDKIRANLPSPNAPLNYTFLGDPSHPGLFSRIVRGVEQQWRVWENEEHIAFLTPFPNTPGLTVLIPRKPLTSDILRLEEGDYKDLVLATREVARLLEQGLSAWGVGLIFEGYEIDYAHAKLIPLVQPPGNLTHNQSCPVPEFYDKYPGFVTSASGPPASAESLRNIHAKITQVS, encoded by the exons ATGACAATCGTGTTTAACAGATCAGCAGTGTGGTGTTTTGTACTGGCCAGTGTTCTGCGGAG AACATTAACCACAATGTCCTGCTCTGAAAGGCTTGTGATTTGGAAGGCTGGGGACCTGGAAGCATACCTTCATCCTTCTCCATGGACCCCAGGAGCCACTGTTGTAACATATAATGACAATAATTCACTTACGAATCCCAGCAGCCTCTTCCATCTGCCTGAAGACTCTTTCCTGAAGCTGATGTTGGGAGCGAGGACAGTGGGAGGCTTCCTGTGTGAGCGCCTCGCAGTGCGGCGCTGTGCCCTCGTCCACATGCCTCAGCACGAGGAG CATGAAGATCCCGCTGTAAAGCTGCTGGTGCTACCTCTCCATGGCCTGCAGGAGGAGTGGCATCCTCATCTTGCTCCTGAGGAGGACTTCCAGCCATATGATCCTGGATACATTACATCGAAGAGTGGCCCACGATGGACAGACCTCAGTTTAGAAGGTGTTAAAGACAAGATCCGGGCAAACCTACCTTCTCCAAACGCCCCTCTCAACTACACTTTCCTTGGAGACCCATCTCACCCGGGGTTGTTTTCACGAATTGTCCGAGGTGTGGAGCAACAGTGGCGGGTTTGGGAGAATGAGGAGCACATTGCATTTCTCACACCGTTTCCCAACACACCAGGTCTTACTGTACTCATTCCCCGCAAACCCCTGACCAGTGACATCCTCCGGCTGGAGGAGGGGGATTATAAGGATCTGGTGCTGGCGACTCGAGAGGTGGCCCGGCTGTTGGAGCAGGGGTTGAGTGCATGGGGGGTGGGGCTTATATTTGAGGGATATGAGATTGACTATGCTCATGCTAAACTGATCCCTTTGgtgcaaccacctggcaacctaACCCACAATCAATCATGCCCAGTTCCTGAGTTTTATGACAAATACCCTGGGTTTGTGACATCAGCCAGTGGACCTCCAGCCAGTGCTGAAAGCTTGAGGAATATCCATGCCAAAATTACCCAGGTGTCCTAG
- the LOC103027619 gene encoding P2Y purinoceptor 1-like, giving the protein MSNISEALSNITNSGWHPPPWYQFEACSVAPYAFVFYYGVKVLNLFVGFPTNTLVMWHIVKHKNEGSTSDIFIFNLALLDAFFCLMTPVDMLNRLWLNDDSTWYFQRFSYGVKDMTPLFLTCICLDRYIAVVHPIVFTGIRDNRIRTGISVVVWGLVLAYALAKCLIGVLSVSEVFGGLILFAFFLMVFCNLSIIWVLRKSVAGKEVMNPVKKKAFKMVTIVLAIIVVNYLPPVALIPFASTFSFVDFRCKISLSVFSIMDLSCTIEPLLYMSKMEKLALCPCLKGPATKTNNVNG; this is encoded by the exons ATGAGCAACATATCTGAAGCCCTTTCCAACATAACAAACTCAGGATGGCATCCACCTCCATGGTATCAATTTGAAGCATGCTCGGTGGCTCCTTACGCCTTCGTCTTCTACTATGGGGTGAAAGTTCTGAACCTGTTTGTGGGCTTTCCCACCAACACGCTGGTGATGTGGCATATCGTCAAGCATAAAAACGAGGGCTCTACGTCTGACATATTCATCTTTAACCTGGCTTTGCTCGATGCCTTCTTCTGTCTCATGACTCCTGTGGACATGCTCAACCGGCTCTGGCTGAATGACGACTCGACCTGGTACTTCCAACGCTTTTCTTACGGAGTCAAAGACATGACACCGCTTTTCCTCACCTGCATCTGCTTGGACAG GTACATCGCTGTGGTCCACCCCATCGTGTTCACTGGCATCCGTGACAACCGCATCCGAACAGGCATCTCAGTGGTGGTCTGGGGCCTGGTTCTGGCCTACGCGCTGGCCAAGTGCCTTATTGGAGTGCTGAGCGTATCTGAGGTGTTCGGCGGCCTCATCCTATTTGCCTTCTTCCTCATGGTCTTCTGCAACCTGTCCATCATCTGGGTGCTGCGCAAAAGCGTGGCAGGCAAAGAGGTCATGAACCCTGTGAAAAAGAAGGCCTTCAAGATGGTCACCATCGTCCTGGCCATCATCGTGGTCAACTACCTGCCGCCCGTGGCTCTGATCCCCTTTGCCTCCACCTTTTCGTTCGTGGACTTTAGATGTAAGATCAGCCTCTCTGTCTTCTCCATCATGGACCTGAGCTGCACCATCGAGCCGCTGCTCTACATGAGCAAGATGGAGAAACTGGCCCTCTGCCCATGTCTGAAAGGGCCTGCAACCAAAACCAATAATGTTAACGGATGA
- the LOC103026928 gene encoding uncharacterized protein LOC103026928 isoform X2, translated as MSCSERLVIWKAGDLEAYLHPSPWTPGATVVTYNDNNSLTNPSSLFHLPEDSFLKLMLGARTVGGFLCERLAVRRCALVHMPQHEEHEDPAVKLLVLPLHGLQEEWHPHLAPEEDFQPYDPGYITSKSGPRWTDLSLEGVKDKIRANLPSPNAPLNYTFLGDPSHPGLFSRIVRGVEQQWRVWENEEHIAFLTPFPNTPGLTVLIPRKPLTSDILRLEEGDYKDLVLATREVARLLEQGLSAWGVGLIFEGYEIDYAHAKLIPLVQPPGNLTHNQSCPVPEFYDKYPGFVTSASGPPASAESLRNIHAKITQVS; from the exons ATGTCCTGCTCTGAAAGGCTTGTGATTTGGAAGGCTGGGGACCTGGAAGCATACCTTCATCCTTCTCCATGGACCCCAGGAGCCACTGTTGTAACATATAATGACAATAATTCACTTACGAATCCCAGCAGCCTCTTCCATCTGCCTGAAGACTCTTTCCTGAAGCTGATGTTGGGAGCGAGGACAGTGGGAGGCTTCCTGTGTGAGCGCCTCGCAGTGCGGCGCTGTGCCCTCGTCCACATGCCTCAGCACGAGGAG CATGAAGATCCCGCTGTAAAGCTGCTGGTGCTACCTCTCCATGGCCTGCAGGAGGAGTGGCATCCTCATCTTGCTCCTGAGGAGGACTTCCAGCCATATGATCCTGGATACATTACATCGAAGAGTGGCCCACGATGGACAGACCTCAGTTTAGAAGGTGTTAAAGACAAGATCCGGGCAAACCTACCTTCTCCAAACGCCCCTCTCAACTACACTTTCCTTGGAGACCCATCTCACCCGGGGTTGTTTTCACGAATTGTCCGAGGTGTGGAGCAACAGTGGCGGGTTTGGGAGAATGAGGAGCACATTGCATTTCTCACACCGTTTCCCAACACACCAGGTCTTACTGTACTCATTCCCCGCAAACCCCTGACCAGTGACATCCTCCGGCTGGAGGAGGGGGATTATAAGGATCTGGTGCTGGCGACTCGAGAGGTGGCCCGGCTGTTGGAGCAGGGGTTGAGTGCATGGGGGGTGGGGCTTATATTTGAGGGATATGAGATTGACTATGCTCATGCTAAACTGATCCCTTTGgtgcaaccacctggcaacctaACCCACAATCAATCATGCCCAGTTCCTGAGTTTTATGACAAATACCCTGGGTTTGTGACATCAGCCAGTGGACCTCCAGCCAGTGCTGAAAGCTTGAGGAATATCCATGCCAAAATTACCCAGGTGTCCTAG
- the LOC107196872 gene encoding apolipoprotein L6-like → MSKPVPKPRKNPPVNPGEPSPTSNTPTYADAKPPIITTKPKRNVIVSGQPSPDMVPSISLAGQQSRVQLIVKSINAMEVNAVKSRTLPSITGAPNPSDIDTVTLERVTERVTITGSLWNKGTGSPSFFIPAANWSMPDMEDNEDLMEWWHNVEPWENVPNCHHLPKNKAAKTFTKKARHVKKAVRLYDFLLSEREDTLRGLTDELSGVADNLNKVYKGARIAGITGGAAGAAGVAAAVGGILLAPLTLGASLAVTAVGVGVAAAGGVTGASAAITNKVNSDNDRKKVEKILQDFTTEIEDIENCVMFIRSGIKYLNSHNLSELHGVDQEVVKVAKVAGVAGRNTLAICAFSKASGVIQGFALGMDIHFTTNDKQKLKKGSETKFAKQIREVAEKMKASLDELMKVKNDLKSADL, encoded by the exons ATGTCAAAG CCTGTTCCCAAACCAAGAAAAAATCCCCCTGTGAATCCAGGCGAACCATCTCCAACCTCCAACACG CCCACATATGCTGATGCCAAGCCACCCATCATTACCACAAAACCAAAAAGGAATGTCATAGTAAGCGGGCAGCCATCGCCAGATATGGTGCCCTCCATTTCTCTGGCAGGTCAACAGAGCAGAGTGCAGCTCATTGTAAAG AGTATAAATGCAATGGAGGTAAATGCTGTGAAGTCCAGGACACTGCCAAGCATCACAGGAGCTCCAAATCCAAGTGACATCGACACAGTCACTTTGGAGAGGGTGACTGAAAGA gtcacaATTACTGGGAGCCTGTGGAATAAAGGTACTGGAAGCCCTTCATTTTTTATACCTGCAGCTAATTGGTCCATGCCTGACATGGAG GACAATGAGGACCTGATGGAATGGTGGCACAATGTAGAAC CTTGGGAGAACGTACCCAATTGTCATCATCTCCCAAAAAACAAAGCAGCAAA AACATTCACAAAGAAGGCTCGCCACGTAAAAAAGGCAGTCCGCCTGTATGATTTTCTCCTGTCTGAGCGTGAAGATACTCTTCGTGGTCTCACAGATGAGCTGTCAGGAGTAGCTGATAACTTGAACAAGGTGTATAAAGGTGCAAGGATTGCTGGCATTACTGGTGGGGCAGCAGGGGCAGCTGGAGTGGCAGCTGCTGTAGGGGGCATATTACTTGCCCCACTGACTTTGGGTGCTTCATTAGCAGTGACCGCAGTTGGGGTTGGTGTGGCTGCTGCTGGAGGGGTCACAGGAGCCTCCGCCGCAATCACCAACAAGGTCAACAGCGACAATGACAGAAAGAAGGTGGAGAAAATCCTTCAAGACTTCACCACTGAGATAGAGGATATTGAGAACTGTGTGATGTTCATCAGGTCAGGGATCAAGTACCTAAACAGTCACAACCTGTCTGAGTTGCACGGGGTGGACCAAGAGGTGGTGAAGGTGGCAAAAGTGGCTGGTGTGGCTGGAAGAAATACTTTAGCCATCTGTGCTTTCAGCAAGGCCTCAGGTGTGATTCAGGGCTTTGCACTGGGCATGGACATCCACTTCACCACAAACGACAAGCAGAAGCTGAAGAAAGGGTCAGAAACCAAGTTTGCCAAGCAGATCCGTGAGGTGGCTGAGAAGATGAAAGCCAGCCTTGATGAGCTAATGAAAgttaaaaatgatctaaaatctGCAGACTTGTAA
- the LOC103026928 gene encoding uncharacterized protein LOC103026928 isoform X4 encodes MLGARTVGGFLCERLAVRRCALVHMPQHEEHEDPAVKLLVLPLHGLQEEWHPHLAPEEDFQPYDPGYITSKSGPRWTDLSLEGVKDKIRANLPSPNAPLNYTFLGDPSHPGLFSRIVRGVEQQWRVWENEEHIAFLTPFPNTPGLTVLIPRKPLTSDILRLEEGDYKDLVLATREVARLLEQGLSAWGVGLIFEGYEIDYAHAKLIPLVQPPGNLTHNQSCPVPEFYDKYPGFVTSASGPPASAESLRNIHAKITQVS; translated from the exons ATGTTGGGAGCGAGGACAGTGGGAGGCTTCCTGTGTGAGCGCCTCGCAGTGCGGCGCTGTGCCCTCGTCCACATGCCTCAGCACGAGGAG CATGAAGATCCCGCTGTAAAGCTGCTGGTGCTACCTCTCCATGGCCTGCAGGAGGAGTGGCATCCTCATCTTGCTCCTGAGGAGGACTTCCAGCCATATGATCCTGGATACATTACATCGAAGAGTGGCCCACGATGGACAGACCTCAGTTTAGAAGGTGTTAAAGACAAGATCCGGGCAAACCTACCTTCTCCAAACGCCCCTCTCAACTACACTTTCCTTGGAGACCCATCTCACCCGGGGTTGTTTTCACGAATTGTCCGAGGTGTGGAGCAACAGTGGCGGGTTTGGGAGAATGAGGAGCACATTGCATTTCTCACACCGTTTCCCAACACACCAGGTCTTACTGTACTCATTCCCCGCAAACCCCTGACCAGTGACATCCTCCGGCTGGAGGAGGGGGATTATAAGGATCTGGTGCTGGCGACTCGAGAGGTGGCCCGGCTGTTGGAGCAGGGGTTGAGTGCATGGGGGGTGGGGCTTATATTTGAGGGATATGAGATTGACTATGCTCATGCTAAACTGATCCCTTTGgtgcaaccacctggcaacctaACCCACAATCAATCATGCCCAGTTCCTGAGTTTTATGACAAATACCCTGGGTTTGTGACATCAGCCAGTGGACCTCCAGCCAGTGCTGAAAGCTTGAGGAATATCCATGCCAAAATTACCCAGGTGTCCTAG
- the LOC111193659 gene encoding proteinase-activated receptor 3-like, producing MDPISNLTTYSSVHLALFRIFFPITVVVPTVGVPANIYILWILLRKQGICSNSDIFTVNLAFLDALCCLLQPMEIAHAITAQPERPGFYSVLLNLFAGPLFQMCTCVDCYIGVIHPIMFLRFKMPRFRLLPCAAVWAATVSLSVSSLFTDNSPKNLESMAGFLIGELGIMVFCNIKILWALKQHRPGCQQLHPAKVRAFRTVLTLLIMVLVHYVTPVANFLVISYNNMDKLSLFPVIAFMLSCISSCNHPFFYLVRTGNLPRFFYRKMQAKVREPTADRSLATVQP from the coding sequence ATGGATCCCATAAGCAACCTCACAACCTACTCTTCAGTACACTTGGCACTGTTCAGAATATTCTTTCCCATTACAGTCGTCGTTCCCACTGTAGGAGTCCCCGCCAACATCTACATCCTATGGATTCTTCTCCGGAAGCAGGGCATATGCTCCAATTCAGACATCTTCACTGTAAACTTGGCCTTTCTGGATGCTCTGTGCTGCCTTCTGCAGCCCATGGAAATTGCCCATGCCATTACCGCGCAGCCAGAGCGTCCAGGGTTCTACTCTGTGCTTTTAAACCTGTTTGCAGGACCCTTGTTCCAGATGTGCACATGTGTGGACTGCTACATCGGAGTCATCCATCCCATCATGTTCCTCAGATTCAAGATGCCCAGATTTCGCTTGCTTCCATGTGCAGCTGTCTGGGCTGCAACAGTCTCTCTGTCCGTATCCAGCCTGTTCACAGACAATAGTCCCAAAAACCTAGAGTCCATGGCGGGATTTCTGATCGGAGAGCTAGGCATCATGGTGTTCTGCAACATTAAAATCCTCTGGGCTTTGAAACAACACAGGCCAGGTTGCCAGCAGCTCCATCCAGCCAAGGTCAGGGCCTTCCGAACTGTGCTGACCTTGCTGATCATGGTCTTGGTCCACTACGTCACACCTGTAGCAAACTTCCTGGTGATCTCCTACAACAACATGGATAAATTGTCCCTTTTCCCCGTCATAGCGTTCATGCTATCATGCATTAGCAGCTGTAACCATCCTTTCTTTTACCTGGTCAGGACCGGGAATTTACCCCGCTTTTTCTACCGAAAGATGCAGGCCAAAGTGAGGGAGCCCACAGCAGACAGGTCTCTGGCAACAGTTCAGCCGTGA
- the atf4a gene encoding cyclic AMP-dependent transcription factor ATF-4 yields MSLTSQMCMEDVGALLLGPSTLMADPFGPLLDEDEERALSEGSSSPLSFSSYSESYTSSPFSPFSAPAPLGCKVGSDLLPLPWLSAGEQIDAHVRADQKEGDAFSGMDWMTEKIDLSDFDLDSLIGSCDLDEPPSSPEELLASLESQMDLDLAPLPFPSSSPSDPEELGLPPLSLDLPLPEQPADPEVRPEPIPIEIKSEPLSPAFTLELGSEVDISELEKVVSKTSSDQQTPSIVLSLSPAHIVVVLAPKEEVSVMPSSCADQSDSGIESVSGSPPHNPSPAPSPKPVGTSRTKPYSKPDPEAGVTVVGKVKTVTGKSVDKKLKKMEQNKTAATRYRQKKRVEQESLNEECTELEKRNRELSEKADSISREIQYLKDLIEEVRSAKNRKNKTKADSP; encoded by the exons ATGTCTCTGACCTCACAGATGTGCATGGAGGACGTGGGGGCCCTGCTCTTGGGGCCCTCGACTCTGATGGCTGACCCCTTCGGGCCCCTTCTGGACGAAGATGAAGAGAGAGCTCTTTCTGAGGGGTCGTCTTCGCCCCTCTCCTTCTCTTCATACTCTGAATCTTACACCTCCTCCCCGTTCTCCCCCTTTTCGGCCCCTGCTCCTCTAGGGTGTAAAGTTGGGTCTGACCTGCTGCCGCTCCCCTGGCTGTCTGCTGGTGAGCAGATTGATGCTCATGTAAGAGCAGATCAGAAAGAAG GGGATGCGTTTTCTGGCATGGACTGGATGACAGAGAAGATCGACCTAAGTGACTTCGACCTGGATTCGCTCATCGGGTCCTGTGATTTAGATGAGCCCCCCAGCTCACCAGAAGAGCTGCTGGCATCCTTGGAGTCCCAAATGGATCTGGACCTGGCTCCCCTACCATTTCCCTCATCTTCACCCTCTGACCCAGAAGAGCTTGGCCTGCCTCCTCTTTCCCTTGACCTCCCACTTCCAGAGCAACCGGCAGACCCTGAGGTCCGTCCGGAGCCCATTCCCATTGAGATAAAATCAGAGCCATTGTCTCCTGCCTTCACCCTGGAACTGGGCAGTGAGGTGGACATCTCAGAGCTGGAGAAGGTGGTTTCCAAAACCAGTAGTGACCAACAGACCCCCAGCATTGTGCTGTCCCTCTCACCTGCTCACATTGTGGTTGTTCTTGCGCCCAAAGAAGAGGTGAGTGTCATGCCCAGTTCCTGTGCAGACCAGTCTGACAGTGGCATTGAATCAGTCTCTGGTTCTCCCCCTCACAACCCGAGTCCTGCACCATCCCCCAAGCCTGTTGGCACTTCCAGAACCAAGCCATACTCCAAGCCAGACCCAGAGGCAGGTGTCACAGTTGTTGGTAAAGTGAAGACAGTCACTGGGAAGTCTGTGGACAAGAAGCTGAAGAAGATGGAGCAGAATAAGACAGCAGCGACCCGCTACCGGCAGAAGAAGCGGGTAGAGCAGGAGTCCCTGAATGAAGAGTGTACTGAGTTGGAGAAGAGGAATCGTGAGCTGTCGGAAAAGGCTGACTCGATAAGTAGGGAGATCCAGTACCTAAAGGATCTTATTGAAGAGGTCCGTTCTGCCAAGAACCGCAAGAACAAGACCAAGGCTGACTCTCCCTGA